In Euwallacea fornicatus isolate EFF26 chromosome 36, ASM4011564v1, whole genome shotgun sequence, a genomic segment contains:
- the LOC136349109 gene encoding zinc finger protein GLIS2 homolog isoform X2: MIVGQPIHYYYYPYENSPPLLESSFHQYFPHSMDHNEDYPMITSPSNSTQSDSDNSVSSIEVPSHSIEIPKKEEKKQCLWKNCGVIFQSLTELANHVSQCHSAGGPDGLFHCGWEECTRNNKGFNARYKMLVHVRTHTNEKPHKCFQCDKSFSRAENLKIHSRSHSGEKPYICPVPGCGKAYSNSSDRFKHTRTHSVEKPYRCKVPGCLKRYTDPSSLRKHVKTYKHFASEPINHMEVSLDASSKQQETKENRSYFEEHVENRVSVITAVNNVKNSDSYHKESPTNAPSDEDIIRFKAVIDIKDDRYGFVERYESKKLYRPYELDDEKMSMDVDRPLDLSIRRDI, encoded by the exons ATGATCGTGGGGCAACCGATCCACTACTACTACTACCCCTACGAGAACTCCCCTCCGCTGTTGGAATCGAGCTTTCATCAGTATTTCCCGCATTCAATGGATCACAATGAGGATTACCCCATGATCACATCGCCCAGTAATAGCACGCAG AGCGACAGCGACAATTCGGTCTCCAGCATTGAGGTGCCCTCCCACTCCATTGAAATACCGAAAAAAGAGGAGAAAAAGCAATGCTTATGGAAAAACTGCGGAGTCATATTTCAGTCATTGACTGAATTGGCGAATCACGTATCTCAGTGTCACTCAGCAGGAGGGCCTGATGGGCTGTTCCATTGCGGATGGGAGGAGTGCACCAGGAATAACAAAGGGTTCAATGCTAG ATACAAGATGCTGGTTCACGTGAGGACACACACTAACGAGAAACCTCACAAATGCTTTCAATGCGATAAATCGTTTTCCCGTGCAGAAAACCTCAAAATCCACTCCCGCTCCCATAGCGGGGAAAAACCATACATCTGCCCAGTCCCAGGCTGCGGCAAGGCTTACTCCAACTCCAGCGACAGATTCAAGCACACCAGGACTCATTCAGTGGAAAAACCGTATAGGTGCAAAGTTCCAGGTTGTCTCAAACGATACACCGATCCCAGCAGCTTAAGAAAACACGTCAAAACCTACAAACATTTTGCATCCGAACCCATCAACCATATGGAAGTAAGTCTTGACGCGTCTTCCAAGCAACAGGAAACGAAAGAGAATCGGTCATATTTCGAAGAACACGTAGAGAATCGCGTGTCTGTCATAACCGCTGTCAACAATGTCAAAAACAGCGATAGTTACCACAAGGAGTCGCCAACAAATGCGCCCTCTGACGAAGATATTATAAGATTTAAAGCGGTGATTGACATTAAAGATGACAGGTACGGCTTTGTGGAAAGATACGAGAGTAAGAAGCTGTACAGACCTTACGAACTGGACGATGAGAAGATGTCCATGGACGTGGACAGGCCTCTAGATCTCAGTATTAGGAGAGATAtttaa
- the LOC136349109 gene encoding zinc finger protein GLIS2 homolog isoform X1 yields MFLPFNRMIVGQPIHYYYYPYENSPPLLESSFHQYFPHSMDHNEDYPMITSPSNSTQSDSDNSVSSIEVPSHSIEIPKKEEKKQCLWKNCGVIFQSLTELANHVSQCHSAGGPDGLFHCGWEECTRNNKGFNARYKMLVHVRTHTNEKPHKCFQCDKSFSRAENLKIHSRSHSGEKPYICPVPGCGKAYSNSSDRFKHTRTHSVEKPYRCKVPGCLKRYTDPSSLRKHVKTYKHFASEPINHMEVSLDASSKQQETKENRSYFEEHVENRVSVITAVNNVKNSDSYHKESPTNAPSDEDIIRFKAVIDIKDDRYGFVERYESKKLYRPYELDDEKMSMDVDRPLDLSIRRDI; encoded by the exons ATGTTTTTGCCCTTCAACAGAATGATCGTGGGGCAACCGATCCACTACTACTACTACCCCTACGAGAACTCCCCTCCGCTGTTGGAATCGAGCTTTCATCAGTATTTCCCGCATTCAATGGATCACAATGAGGATTACCCCATGATCACATCGCCCAGTAATAGCACGCAG AGCGACAGCGACAATTCGGTCTCCAGCATTGAGGTGCCCTCCCACTCCATTGAAATACCGAAAAAAGAGGAGAAAAAGCAATGCTTATGGAAAAACTGCGGAGTCATATTTCAGTCATTGACTGAATTGGCGAATCACGTATCTCAGTGTCACTCAGCAGGAGGGCCTGATGGGCTGTTCCATTGCGGATGGGAGGAGTGCACCAGGAATAACAAAGGGTTCAATGCTAG ATACAAGATGCTGGTTCACGTGAGGACACACACTAACGAGAAACCTCACAAATGCTTTCAATGCGATAAATCGTTTTCCCGTGCAGAAAACCTCAAAATCCACTCCCGCTCCCATAGCGGGGAAAAACCATACATCTGCCCAGTCCCAGGCTGCGGCAAGGCTTACTCCAACTCCAGCGACAGATTCAAGCACACCAGGACTCATTCAGTGGAAAAACCGTATAGGTGCAAAGTTCCAGGTTGTCTCAAACGATACACCGATCCCAGCAGCTTAAGAAAACACGTCAAAACCTACAAACATTTTGCATCCGAACCCATCAACCATATGGAAGTAAGTCTTGACGCGTCTTCCAAGCAACAGGAAACGAAAGAGAATCGGTCATATTTCGAAGAACACGTAGAGAATCGCGTGTCTGTCATAACCGCTGTCAACAATGTCAAAAACAGCGATAGTTACCACAAGGAGTCGCCAACAAATGCGCCCTCTGACGAAGATATTATAAGATTTAAAGCGGTGATTGACATTAAAGATGACAGGTACGGCTTTGTGGAAAGATACGAGAGTAAGAAGCTGTACAGACCTTACGAACTGGACGATGAGAAGATGTCCATGGACGTGGACAGGCCTCTAGATCTCAGTATTAGGAGAGATAtttaa
- the LOC136349107 gene encoding ADP-ribosylhydrolase ARH3-like isoform X2: MSTDTVRKKFRGCLLGSLMGDCLGAPFEGQDVSSGDKIIIQRYFDKMEDPTFKGPFKKYTDDTAMMLSIVKYLLDKPDPEDKNSLKHLARLFVNSFLQEPNRGYGQNVVIVFDKLKNTKYADIFKPAKEQFNGNGSYGNGSAMRIAPIPLLFYNDIRMKNIVIKTSQITHSNSLAINGALLQSAAICEAFVANSDLDKDKYIDSLLIKIKDIESPANDEEDLEDETPFYEKMKVVRDLLNREHSNDLDDEVIYSLGNGINAYESVPTAIYCFLRALNEIPKIDTENPFRRTLQYAITLGGDTDTIACMAGAIAGAYYGEDVINKAIMKHCEKYEEVISLADQLYENKINVA; this comes from the exons ATGTCCACCGACACTGTCAGAAAGAAATTTAGGGGGTGCCTTTTGGGGTCTCTAATGGGCGATTGTTTGGGTGCCCCATTTGAGGGCCAAGACGTGTCCAGTGGCGATAAAATCATTATTCAAagatattttgataaaatggaAGATCCAACTTTCAAAG GtccctttaaaaaatatacagatgATACAGCAATGATGTTGAGCATAGtcaaatatttacttgatAAACCTGATCCTGAAgataaaaattccttaaaacatTTGGCTCGGTTATTTGTTAACAGTTTCCTCCAAGAGCCCAATAGAGGCTATGGCCAAAATGTagttattgtttttgataaaCTAAAGAACACAAAATATGCTGACATTTTTAAACCTGCTAAAGAACAATTCAACGGTAATGGGTCGTATGGAAATGGTAGTGCTATGCGTATTGCTCCTATACCACTTTTGTTCTACAATGATATACGCATGAAAAATATCGTGATTAAGACATCACAAATCACCCATTCTAATTCTCTTGCCATAAATGGAGCTTTGTTGCAAAGCGCAGCTATTTGTGAGGCGTTTGTTGCCAATTCGGACCTTGATAAGGATAAATATATTGATTCATTATTAATCAAGATTAAAGATATAGAGTCTCCAGCTAATGATGAGGAAGACTT ggAAGATGAGACTCCCTTTTACGAGAAAATGAAAGTTGTTCGGGATCTTTTAAATAGGGAACATTCAAATGATTTAGATGATGAAGTTATTTATTCCCTTGGTAATGGGATTAATGCCTATGAATCTGTACCTACAGCGATTTATTGCTTTCTTAGAGCTCTAaatgaaattccaaaaatagaT ACTGAAAATCCATTCAGACGGACATTGCAATATGCAATTACATTGGGAGGTGATACTGACACTATAGCCTGCATGGCTGGGGCAATAGCTGGGGCTTATTATGGGGAAGATGTTATTAACAAAGCTATAATGAAACACTGTGAAAAGTATGAGGAAGTGATTTCACTAGCTGACCAATTgtatgaaaacaaaataaatgtggCTTAA
- the LOC136349116 gene encoding transmembrane emp24 domain-containing protein 5-like, translated as MASILLLLFSTSIPTFLCWDISITVNVEPLKEDCFFQTLKATDQLEIEYQVIDGGHGDLDISFSMVEPRGRIVVADFKKPEKSHDVKIEVAGDYKFCFDNTFSAFNTKTVFFELSAYNSDEDDQWDNSDISFDNSVSNADFQQIEVFNAVVEAVRDHLTKARTLQDLIKITEAKDRNIGEQTFFKVNTCSVVVLATMVFVSLVQILMVKSIFDNNSKICKLLCFLDFSK; from the coding sequence ATGGCCAGTATCCTTTTACTCTTATTCAGCACCTCAATTCCCACATTCCTATGTTGGGATATCAGTATTACAGTAAACGTAGAACCGTTGAAAGAAGACTGCTTTTTCCAAACATTGAAAGCAACTGATCAGCTTGAAATTGAGTATCAAGTAATTGATGGAGGACACGGTGATTTAGACATATCTTTCAGTATGGTGGAACCTCGAGGCAGGATTGTGGTAGCTGATTTTAAGAAACCAGAGAAAAGCCATGATGTTAAAATAGAGGTGGCTGGAgattataaattttgcttcGATAATACTTTCAGTGCCTTCAATACAAAAACTGTGTTCTTTGAACTCTCTGCATATAACAGTGATGAGGATGATCAGTGGGACAACTCAGATATTAGCTTTGATAATTCTGTATCAAATGCAGATTTCCAACAAATTGAAGTGTTCAATGCTGTAGTGGAAGCAGTGAGGGATCACTTGACCAAGGCCAGGACACTGCAGGACTTGATAAAGATAACTGAAGCCAAAGATAGAAATATTGGGGAAcagactttttttaaagtgaaCACATGTTCAGTTGTTGTCCTAGCAACCATGGTCTTTGTAAGTTTAGTACAAATTCTAATggttaaaagtatttttgataataattctaaaatttgtaaattgttgtgttttttagatttcagtaaataa
- the ND-SGDH gene encoding NADH dehydrogenase [ubiquinone] 1 beta subcomplex subunit 5, mitochondrial, translating into MTLLSKLRPLFKHLKTVSRAVTNRQMSGHQVVPLEPSRFQWTKFKDNIHFYALLGIIPCSLFVTGMNVFIGPATLSEIPEGYTPKYWEYYKNPVTRFLTRYLYNNPQQDYEKFLTYIFVEHEKTRLRQLENEIIKKMGERFDYQAYYFRPPAVKYYRLVREASEETEKLDDPISVE; encoded by the exons atgacGTTACTGAGCAAACTTAGACCTCTATTTAAACATCTGAAAACAGTCTCCAGAGCTG TCACAAATCGCCAGATGTCTGGGCACCAAGTGGTCCCTTTAGAGCCGTCGAGATTTCAGTGGACTAAATTCAAAGATAACATCCATTTCTATGCTTTGTTGGGAATAATCCCTTGCTCCCTTTTTGTTACTGGCATGAATGTGTTCATTGGCCCAGCCACTCTTTCTGAAATCCCTGAAGGGTACACTCCAAAATACTGGGAATATTACAAG AATCCTGTTACTCGCTTCTTGACAAGATATTTATACAACAATCCTCAGCAAGACTATGAGAAATTTCTGACCTACATTTTTGTTGAACATGAAAAGACAAGGCTAAG GCAattggaaaatgaaataataaagaaaatgggAGAACGCTTTGACTATCAGGCTTACTACTTCAGACCACCTGCAGTTAAGTATTATAGATTGGTGAGAGAAGCATCTGAGGAGACTGAAAAGTTGGATGATCCAATTTCTGTAGAGTAA
- the LOC136349107 gene encoding ADP-ribosylhydrolase ARH3-like isoform X1, with protein MTHIFRTLNVKMSTDTVRKKFRGCLLGSLMGDCLGAPFEGQDVSSGDKIIIQRYFDKMEDPTFKGPFKKYTDDTAMMLSIVKYLLDKPDPEDKNSLKHLARLFVNSFLQEPNRGYGQNVVIVFDKLKNTKYADIFKPAKEQFNGNGSYGNGSAMRIAPIPLLFYNDIRMKNIVIKTSQITHSNSLAINGALLQSAAICEAFVANSDLDKDKYIDSLLIKIKDIESPANDEEDLEDETPFYEKMKVVRDLLNREHSNDLDDEVIYSLGNGINAYESVPTAIYCFLRALNEIPKIDTENPFRRTLQYAITLGGDTDTIACMAGAIAGAYYGEDVINKAIMKHCEKYEEVISLADQLYENKINVA; from the exons ATGACGCATATTTTCAGAACATTAAATGTGAAAATGTCCACCGACACTGTCAGAAAGAAATTTAGGGGGTGCCTTTTGGGGTCTCTAATGGGCGATTGTTTGGGTGCCCCATTTGAGGGCCAAGACGTGTCCAGTGGCGATAAAATCATTATTCAAagatattttgataaaatggaAGATCCAACTTTCAAAG GtccctttaaaaaatatacagatgATACAGCAATGATGTTGAGCATAGtcaaatatttacttgatAAACCTGATCCTGAAgataaaaattccttaaaacatTTGGCTCGGTTATTTGTTAACAGTTTCCTCCAAGAGCCCAATAGAGGCTATGGCCAAAATGTagttattgtttttgataaaCTAAAGAACACAAAATATGCTGACATTTTTAAACCTGCTAAAGAACAATTCAACGGTAATGGGTCGTATGGAAATGGTAGTGCTATGCGTATTGCTCCTATACCACTTTTGTTCTACAATGATATACGCATGAAAAATATCGTGATTAAGACATCACAAATCACCCATTCTAATTCTCTTGCCATAAATGGAGCTTTGTTGCAAAGCGCAGCTATTTGTGAGGCGTTTGTTGCCAATTCGGACCTTGATAAGGATAAATATATTGATTCATTATTAATCAAGATTAAAGATATAGAGTCTCCAGCTAATGATGAGGAAGACTT ggAAGATGAGACTCCCTTTTACGAGAAAATGAAAGTTGTTCGGGATCTTTTAAATAGGGAACATTCAAATGATTTAGATGATGAAGTTATTTATTCCCTTGGTAATGGGATTAATGCCTATGAATCTGTACCTACAGCGATTTATTGCTTTCTTAGAGCTCTAaatgaaattccaaaaatagaT ACTGAAAATCCATTCAGACGGACATTGCAATATGCAATTACATTGGGAGGTGATACTGACACTATAGCCTGCATGGCTGGGGCAATAGCTGGGGCTTATTATGGGGAAGATGTTATTAACAAAGCTATAATGAAACACTGTGAAAAGTATGAGGAAGTGATTTCACTAGCTGACCAATTgtatgaaaacaaaataaatgtggCTTAA
- the m-cup gene encoding protein fem-1 homolog C — protein sequence MWKYTKLDSVSEKDTLFHDLVHEVNNSDPGARLSFALRNKLEKYSLKGRKEIVNRVKQGCSPLFKACKKGQQEIAEYLINTCGADVEQRGSYEVVEDRSNHVVTPLWCAAVSGKLSIVKLLIRSGADINAVSDSGSTPIRSACFMTHFEVVKYLVLHGADINKSNHNGGTCLINSVQSPNLCHFLLKHGADVNAKDIQNKTALHYAIQEHRLETTKLLLKYGADYNAKSRYGDDALQMACLKGATWIYEYLVRTFTFPPQRICDAEELLGATFVDEFSDVSVCLQYWRHAIKIRDENGLHPKQPVMPLQECYRNQKEFETEEEILTMDLDTIRIQCLLVAERILGTHHKDTIFRLMYRGASYADVMRYQRCIEIWRRALQVRTEKDTILYTDTCFTALALVKLMVDFNVKSIQNEIDNTEQRFHDIVETFKLLSGSLQDTRTLLLVRPQYKRQLDFFEKTVKCVTHLIYLMIETAKTPSNKELVCDLLRGLIKINIKCLTAGDSILHLCVSRLNTIRSSYFLDEEPVMIFPRESVVRLLLQCGANVNAKNDLGRTPLHVAAMAYNYSSELIGLLLDYGAHLDQPDGQGDTALHAIVGLIANNCMIADKADINLVNYISLKCMCASQIVKLNIPYVDQVPKTLEAFIKSHEHAQYPN from the exons ATGTGGAAATACACAAAACTTGACTCTGTCAGCGAAAAAGACACCTTATTCCACGATTTAGTCCATGAAGTGAATAACTCTGACCCAGGGGCTAGATTATCATTTGCCttgagaaacaaattagaaaagtaTTCACTCAAAGGAAGGAAAGAAATTGTAAACCGCGTAAAGCAAGGCTGCTCTCCTCTGTTTAAAGCATGTAAAAAGGGTCAGCAAGAAATTGCAGAATATTTGATTAACACTTGTGGGGCTGATGTAGAGCAAAGAGGCAGTTATGAGGTAGTTGAAGACAGGTCCAACCATGTAGTTACCCCCTTGTGGTGTGCAGCAGTTTCAG GAAAACTGTCAATAGTTAAACTTCTGATACGCTCTGGGGCTGATATAAATGCAGTATCAGACAGTGGGTCAACTCCCATAAGATCAGCTTGTTTTATGACTCATTTTGAAGTGGTTAAATATTTGGTTCTGCATGGAGCTGACATAAACAAGTCCAACCACAATGGGGGCACTTGTCTGATAAATTCAGTACAAAGCCCCAATTTGTGTCACTTTTTGTTGAAACATGGGGCTGATGTGAATGCTAAAGACATCCAAAATAAAACAGCCCTGCATTATGCTATTCAAGAGCACCGACTGGAGACTACCAAGTTGTTACTAAAATATGGAGCTGATTATAATGCTAAATCTAG ATATGGAGATGATGCACTTCAAATGGCCTGTTTGAAAGGCGCAACATGGATTTATGAATATCTTGTTAGAACTTTTACTTTTCCACCTCAAAGAATTTGTGATGCTGAGGAATTGTTGGGAGCTACATTCGTAGATGAATTCAGTGATGTTTCTGTATGCCTGCAGTACTGGCGACATGCCATCAAAATCAGGGATGAGAATGGATTGCATCCAAAACAACCTGTAATGCCTTTGCAAGAATGCTACAGAAATCAAAAAGAATTTGAGACCGAGGAGGAGATTTTAACAATGGATTTAGATACAATCAGGATTCAATGTCTGCTAGTTGCTGAGAGAATTTTAGGCACTCATCATAAAGACACAATTTTTAG GTTAATGTACAGGGGTGCGTCTTATGCCGATGTAATGCGGTATCAACGATGTATAGAAATATGGCGTAGGGCGTTGCAAGTACGCACTGAAAAAGACACAATTCTCTACACAGATACATGTTTTACTGCCTTGGCCTTAGTGAAACTTATGGTcgattttaatgtaaaatccATACAGAATGAGATTGACAATACAGAGCAGCGATTTCATGACATTGTGGAGACTTTCAAGCTGCTGAGTGGCAGTCTTCAGGATACTAGAACACTATTGTTAGTGAGACCACAGTACAAAAGACAGCTAGATTTCTTTGAGAAAACTGTCaa GTGCGTCACACACTTAATCTACTTAATGATCGAAACAGCGAAAACGCCCTCCAACAAGGAACTAGTCTGCGACCTCTTACGAGGCCTTatcaaaattaacataaaatgcCTCACAGCTGGCGACTCCATACTACATCTCTGTGTCTCTAGATTAAACACCATAAGGTCCAGTTACTTCTTAGATGAGGAACCCGTTATGATTTTCCCGAGGGAGAGCGTTGTGCGGTTGTTATTGCAGTGCGGGGCTAACGTGAACGCGAAAAACGACTTAGGTCGTACTCCCCTACACGTGGCAGCGATGGCCTACAATTATTCGTCTGAATTGATTGGGCTTTTACTCGATTACGGGGCACATTTGGATCAACCTGATGGACAAGGGGATACCGCCTTGCATGCTATCGTAGGCCTAATAGCCAACAACTGTATGATTGCCGACAAGGCTGACATTAATTTAGTGAATTATATTAGTTTGAAGTGTATGTGCGCCTCGCAGATTGTCAAGTTAAACATCCCTTATGTGGACCAGGTGCCCAAGACTCTGGAAGCCTTCATCAAGTCGCACGAACACGCCCAGTATCccaattaa
- the CCT7 gene encoding T-complex protein 1 subunit eta — translation MQPQILLLKEGTDTSQGKPQLISNINACQSVVDVVRTTLGPRGMDKLIVSKSSKATISNDGATILKLLDVVHPAGKILVDIAKSQDAEVGDGTTSVVILAGEFLKHIKSYVEEGVHPRIIIRAMRKCLQLCLEKINEISIKINKSNASEFRSLLEKCASTAMSSKLISQQRTFFSKMVVDAVLLLDDLLPLNMIGIKKVPGGGLQESLLVAGVAFKKTFSYAGFEMQPKVYKNCKIALLNIELELKAERANAEVRVDNVKEFQKIVDTEWNILYNKLQKIHESGANVVLSQLPIGDVATQFFADRDMFCAGRVPDEDLRRTLKACGGAVMSTVYDLKDSVLGKCDLFEERQIGGDRFNLFRGCPNSKTCTLILRGGAEQFLEETERSLHDAIMIVRRTIKNDAVVAGGGAIEMELSKMLRDYSKTIAGKEQLLISAIAKALEIIPRQLCDNAGFDGTTILNKLRQKHAQGHCWYGVDINQEDVSDNLEMCVWEPAIIKINALTAATEAACLILSVDETIKNEKSGGDQPQMGRGMGRPM, via the exons atg CAGCCCCaaattttacttctaaaagAGGGAACCGACACGTCGCAAGGAAAGCCGCAGCTTATATCTAACATTAATGCTTGCCAGTCAGTTGTAGATGTTGTCCGTACTACATTGGGCCCCAGGGGCATGGATAAGTTAATTGTCAGTAAAAGCAGTAAAGCCACCATTTCCAACGATGGTGCTACGATTCTGAAATTGTTGGATGTGGTTCATCCAGCAGGAAAGATTTTGGTTGACATTGCCAAGTCTCAAGATGCAGAAGTTGGAGATGGTACTACTAGTGTTGTGATCTTAGCTGGGGAGTTTTTGAAACATATAAAGTCCTATGTTGAAGAAGGAGTTCACCCAAGAATTATCATTAGGGCTATGAGGAAATGCCTGCAACTTtgcttggaaaaaattaatgaaatttccattaaaatcaataaatctaATGCCTCAGAATTCAGATCTTTGCTAGAGAAATGTGCTTCCACTGCAATGAGCTCGAAACTAATCAGCCAGCAAAGaacctttttttcaaaaatggtgGTTGATGCTGTGTTATTACTTGATGATCTGTTGCCATTAAATATGATTGGCATTAAAAAAGTCCCAGGAGGAGGGTTGCAAGAGTCCCTTTTAGTAGCTGGAGTAGCATTCAAGAAGACATTTTCATATGCTGGCTTTGAAATGCAGCCTaaagtttacaaaaattgtaaaattgctCTTTTAAACATTGAGTTAGAATTGAAGGCTGAGAGAGCCAATGCTGAAGTTCGAGTAGACAACGTTAAAGAATTCCAGAAGATTGTTGATACCGAATGGAATATTTTGTACAATAAGTTGCAAAAAATTCATGAGTCTGGTGCTAATGTTGTTTTATCCCAGTTGCCTATTGGAGATGTGGCAACACAGTTTTTTGCTGATAG AGACATGTTCTGTGCTGGACGTGTCCCTGATGAAGATTTGAGAAGAACTTTGAAAGCTTGTGGTGGTGCTGTCATGAGTACCGTTTATGATCTGAAAGACTCAGTATTAGGGAAATGTGACTTGTTTGAGGAACGCCAAATTGGAGGTGATAGGTTCAACTTGTTCAGAGGATGTCCCAATTCCAAGACTTGCACTCTAATTCTGAGAGGCGGTGCTGAGCAGTTTTTGGAAGAGACTGAGAGATCATTGCATGATGCCATCATGATTGTCAGAAGGACTATTAAGAATGATGCAGTAGTAGCAG gtgGAGGTGCTATAGAAATGGAGCTCTCCAAGATGCTCCGCGATTATTCAAAAACTATCGCAGGCAAAGAGCAATTACTAATCAGCGCCATTGCAAAAGCTTTGGAAATTATTCCAAGACAATTATGTGACAATGCTGGATTTGATGGGACCACCATCTTGAACAAGCTACGTCAGAAGCATGCTCAAGGGCATTGTTGGTATGGTGTGGACATCAATCAAGAAGACGTCAGTGACAATCTTGAAATGTGTGTCTGGGAGCCAgctattataaaaattaatgctttaaCAGCAGCCACAGAAGCTGCATGTTTGATTCTGTCAGTGGATGAGACCATTAAGAATGAGAAATCAGGAGGGGATCAACCACAAATGGGTAGAGGCATGGGAAGGCCCATGTAG